The Funiculus sociatus GB2-C1 genome has a segment encoding these proteins:
- a CDS encoding leucine-rich repeat domain-containing protein, which produces MNIEKHLRLNKNLSSTLPGIRPLRTLALFLFVSSFSAEAIALQKTTNLRTFADWCLNKANLSEETKFTVDVLLQAAKTQDCNQVDKFLSTLSELGIYDKRITDLRPLSTLTNLTGLYLRDNQITDLKPLSSLTNLTRLDLGNNQIGDLKPLSSLTNLTELSVNNNQITDLKPLSSLTNLAGLYLYNNQIANLKPLSSLTNLTGLNVSNNQIADLKPLSTLTNLTFLAVHNNQIADLKPLSSLTSLTELRLNNNQIADLKPLSSLTKLAALDLHNNQIADLKPLLSLTNLSSLFLNSNQIADFNSLSTLTKLATLSLGNNQMADLKPLSTLTKLTFLAVHKNQIADLKPLSALTKLTYLSLGNNQIADLKPLSALTQLTSLSIHNNQITDLKPLSTLTNLTDLFAYNNQITDLKPLSKLTNLAYLSVYNNQTLTDKTCPIKPASICKFVP; this is translated from the coding sequence ATGAATATCGAAAAGCATCTGAGACTAAACAAGAATTTGTCCAGTACTCTACCAGGCATTCGACCTCTGCGTACTCTAGCGCTTTTCCTGTTCGTTTCATCTTTTTCTGCCGAAGCTATCGCCCTTCAGAAGACAACTAACCTTAGAACCTTTGCTGATTGGTGTTTAAATAAAGCCAATTTGAGCGAGGAGACAAAATTCACTGTTGATGTGCTGTTGCAAGCAGCTAAAACTCAAGATTGTAATCAGGTTGACAAGTTTCTTTCGACTCTCAGTGAGCTGGGTATCTACGACAAGCGAATAACCGACCTTAGGCCCTTATCAACACTCACCAACCTGACTGGACTCTACCTCAGGGACAATCAAATAACTGATCTTAAACCCTTGTCATCGCTGACCAACCTGACTCGACTCGACCTCGGTAATAATCAAATAGGCGACCTTAAACCCTTGTCATCGCTGACCAACCTGACAGAACTCTCCGTCAATAACAATCAAATAACTGATCTTAAACCCTTGTCATCGCTAACCAACCTGGCAGGCCTTTACCTCTACAACAATCAAATAGCCAACCTCAAACCCTTGTCATCTCTGACCAACCTGACTGGACTCAACGTCAGTAACAATCAAATAGCCGACCTCAAGCCTTTGTCAACACTCACCAACCTGACTTTCCTCGCCGTCCACAACAATCAAATAGCCGACCTTAAACCCTTGTCATCACTCACAAGCCTGACTGAACTCAGGCTCAACAACAATCAAATAGCCGACCTTAAACCCTTGTCATCACTGACCAAGCTGGCTGCACTCGACCTCCATAACAATCAAATAGCTGACCTTAAACCCTTGTTATCACTAACCAACCTGAGTTCCCTCTTTCTTAACAGCAATCAAATAGCTGACTTTAATTCTTTGTCAACACTCACCAAGCTCGCTACTCTCTCTCTCGGTAACAATCAAATGGCCGACCTTAAACCCTTGTCAACACTCACCAAACTGACTTTTCTTGCCGTCCATAAGAATCAAATAGCCGACCTCAAACCTTTGTCAGCACTCACCAAGCTGACTTACCTCTCTCTCGGTAACAATCAAATAGCCGACCTTAAACCCTTGTCAGCACTCACCCAGCTGACCAGCCTCTCCATCCATAACAATCAAATAACCGACCTTAAACCCTTGTCAACACTCACCAACCTGACTGACCTCTTTGCTTATAACAATCAAATAACCGACCTTAAACCCTTATCAAAACTCACTAACCTGGCTTACCTCTCTGTTTATAACAATCAAACACTCACCGATAAAACTTGCCCTATCAAACCCGCATCTATCTGTAAATTCGTACCTTGA